A genomic region of Thunnus albacares chromosome 4, fThuAlb1.1, whole genome shotgun sequence contains the following coding sequences:
- the LOC122980343 gene encoding ATP-dependent RNA helicase DDX19B isoform X1, whose amino-acid sequence MATDSWAQAVDEQEAAAESIGNLQIKEKPEENGTSANATDSSSAAAKSEAEGENKTAEDDDNEDKAAQSLLNKLIRNNLVNTTNQVEVLQKDPNSPLYSVKSFEELRLKPQLLQGVYGMGFNRPSKIQETALPMMLAEPPQNLIAQSQSGTGKTAAFVLAMLSHVDPNNRYPQCLCVSPTYELALQTGKVIEQMGKHYPEVKLVYAIRGNKLQRGMKLQEQIVIGTPGTMLDWCGKFKFIDPKKIRVFVLDEADVMIATQGHQDQSIRIQRMLPKNCQMLLFSATFEESVWNFAKRIVPDPNIIKLKREEETLDTIKQYYVLCNSREEKFQALCNIYGAITIAQAMIFCHTRKTAGWLAGELSREGHQVALLSGEMQVEQRAAVIERFRDGKEKVLVTTNVCARGIDVEQVSVVINFDLPVDKDGNPDNETYLHRIGRTGRFGKRGLAINMVDSRMSMNILNRIQEHFNKKIEKLDTDDLDEIEKIAS is encoded by the exons ATGGCTACGGACTCCTGGGCGCAGGCAGTGGACGAACAAGAAGCCGCGGCGGAATCG ATCGGTAACCTCCAAATAAAAGAGAAACCAGAGGAAAATG GTACCTCTGCAAATGCAACAGACTCCAGCAGTGCAGCTGCAAAGTCAGAAGCAGAAGGAGAGAACAAGACTGCAGAGGACGATGACAATG aggACAAAGCGGCTCAGTCATTGCTGAACAAGCTGATTCGGAATAATCTTGTCAATACCACTAATCAAGTGGAAGTTCTTCAAAAGGATCCCAACTCTCCGCTCTACTCTGTCAAGTCCTTTGAGGAGTTGCGACT GAAACCACAGCTGCTTCAGGGCGTGTACGGCATGGGTTTCAACCGGCCATCCAAAATCCAGGAGACTGCCTTACCTATGATGTTAGCCGAACC TCCACAGAATCTGATTGCCCAGTCGCAGTCAGGAACAGGGAAAACCGCAGCCTTTGTCCTGGCCATGCTCAGCCATGTAGATCCCAACAACAGATATCCTCAG tgcctgtgtgtgtcaCCCACCTACGAACTGGCACTTCAGACCGGCAAGGTGATCGAGCAGATGGGCAAACACTATCCTGAGGTCAAATTAGTCTACGCCATCAGAGGAAACAAGT TGCAGCGAGGCATGAAGCTACAGGAACAGATAGTTATTGGCACACCTGGTACCATGCTGGACTGGTGCGGGAAGTTCAAGTTCATAGACCCCAAGAAGATCAGGGTGTTTGTGCTGGATGAGGCTGACGTTATGATCGCCACACAGGGTCATCAGGACCAGAGTATCCGCATCCAGAG GATGCTGCCCAAAAACTGCCAGATGTTGCTGTTCTCTGCCACATTTGAAGAGTCGGTGTGGAACTTCGCCAAGCGCATCGTGCCTGACCCCAACATCATCAAAttgaaaagagaggaagagacgcTGGATACTATCAAACAGTACTACGTGTTGTGCAACAGCAGGGAGGAGAAGTTCCAGGCCCTGTGTAACATCTACGGCGCTATCACCATCGCCCAGGCCATGATCTTCTGCCAT ACAAGGAAGACTGCAGGCTGGCTGGCAGGGGAGCTTTCCAGAGAGGGCCACCAGGTGGCGCTGCTCAGCGGAGAGATGCAGGTGGAGCAGAGGGCGGCAGTCATTGAGCGCTTCAGAGATGGCAAGGAGAAGGTCCTGGTCACCACAAATGTTTGTGCGCGAG GCATTGATGTTGAGCAGGTGTCCGTGGTGATCAACTTTGACTTGCCAGTAGACAAGGATGGTAACCCAGACAACGAGACATACCTGCACAGGATTGGCCGCACAGGTCGATTCGGCAAGAGGGGACTGGCCATCAACATGGTGGACAGCAGGATGAGCATGAACATCCTCAACAGGATCCAGGAGCATTTCA ataaaaaaattgaaaaactaGACACAGATGATCTGGATGAAATTGAGAAAATCGCCAGCTAA
- the LOC122980343 gene encoding ATP-dependent RNA helicase DDX19B isoform X2, translating to MATDSWAQAVDEQEAAAESIGNLQIKEKPEENDSSSAAAKSEAEGENKTAEDDDNEDKAAQSLLNKLIRNNLVNTTNQVEVLQKDPNSPLYSVKSFEELRLKPQLLQGVYGMGFNRPSKIQETALPMMLAEPPQNLIAQSQSGTGKTAAFVLAMLSHVDPNNRYPQCLCVSPTYELALQTGKVIEQMGKHYPEVKLVYAIRGNKLQRGMKLQEQIVIGTPGTMLDWCGKFKFIDPKKIRVFVLDEADVMIATQGHQDQSIRIQRMLPKNCQMLLFSATFEESVWNFAKRIVPDPNIIKLKREEETLDTIKQYYVLCNSREEKFQALCNIYGAITIAQAMIFCHTRKTAGWLAGELSREGHQVALLSGEMQVEQRAAVIERFRDGKEKVLVTTNVCARGIDVEQVSVVINFDLPVDKDGNPDNETYLHRIGRTGRFGKRGLAINMVDSRMSMNILNRIQEHFNKKIEKLDTDDLDEIEKIAS from the exons ATGGCTACGGACTCCTGGGCGCAGGCAGTGGACGAACAAGAAGCCGCGGCGGAATCG ATCGGTAACCTCCAAATAAAAGAGAAACCAGAGGAAAATG ACTCCAGCAGTGCAGCTGCAAAGTCAGAAGCAGAAGGAGAGAACAAGACTGCAGAGGACGATGACAATG aggACAAAGCGGCTCAGTCATTGCTGAACAAGCTGATTCGGAATAATCTTGTCAATACCACTAATCAAGTGGAAGTTCTTCAAAAGGATCCCAACTCTCCGCTCTACTCTGTCAAGTCCTTTGAGGAGTTGCGACT GAAACCACAGCTGCTTCAGGGCGTGTACGGCATGGGTTTCAACCGGCCATCCAAAATCCAGGAGACTGCCTTACCTATGATGTTAGCCGAACC TCCACAGAATCTGATTGCCCAGTCGCAGTCAGGAACAGGGAAAACCGCAGCCTTTGTCCTGGCCATGCTCAGCCATGTAGATCCCAACAACAGATATCCTCAG tgcctgtgtgtgtcaCCCACCTACGAACTGGCACTTCAGACCGGCAAGGTGATCGAGCAGATGGGCAAACACTATCCTGAGGTCAAATTAGTCTACGCCATCAGAGGAAACAAGT TGCAGCGAGGCATGAAGCTACAGGAACAGATAGTTATTGGCACACCTGGTACCATGCTGGACTGGTGCGGGAAGTTCAAGTTCATAGACCCCAAGAAGATCAGGGTGTTTGTGCTGGATGAGGCTGACGTTATGATCGCCACACAGGGTCATCAGGACCAGAGTATCCGCATCCAGAG GATGCTGCCCAAAAACTGCCAGATGTTGCTGTTCTCTGCCACATTTGAAGAGTCGGTGTGGAACTTCGCCAAGCGCATCGTGCCTGACCCCAACATCATCAAAttgaaaagagaggaagagacgcTGGATACTATCAAACAGTACTACGTGTTGTGCAACAGCAGGGAGGAGAAGTTCCAGGCCCTGTGTAACATCTACGGCGCTATCACCATCGCCCAGGCCATGATCTTCTGCCAT ACAAGGAAGACTGCAGGCTGGCTGGCAGGGGAGCTTTCCAGAGAGGGCCACCAGGTGGCGCTGCTCAGCGGAGAGATGCAGGTGGAGCAGAGGGCGGCAGTCATTGAGCGCTTCAGAGATGGCAAGGAGAAGGTCCTGGTCACCACAAATGTTTGTGCGCGAG GCATTGATGTTGAGCAGGTGTCCGTGGTGATCAACTTTGACTTGCCAGTAGACAAGGATGGTAACCCAGACAACGAGACATACCTGCACAGGATTGGCCGCACAGGTCGATTCGGCAAGAGGGGACTGGCCATCAACATGGTGGACAGCAGGATGAGCATGAACATCCTCAACAGGATCCAGGAGCATTTCA ataaaaaaattgaaaaactaGACACAGATGATCTGGATGAAATTGAGAAAATCGCCAGCTAA